The DNA sequence TAGTGGTTTTTTATACAGGATATTAACCATGCTGGCACAACTCACTGTAGCTAACTTCGCCATCGTTCACGAACTTGAGATCGATTTCCACTCCGGAATGACAGCCATCACAGGTGAAACCGGGGCTGGTAAATCCATTGCCATTGATGCTCTGGGCCTCTGCCTCGGCGGGCGTGCAGACGCAGAGATGGTGAGAAAAGGTGCCAGCCGGGCCGATATCTGTGCACGATTTTCCCTGAAAGATACTCCCGCGGCAGCACGCTGGCTGCAGGCCAATGAGCTGGATGACGGTCATGAGTGCCTGCTACGCAGAGTCATCCGTGGTGACGGACGCTCACGGGGCTTCATCAATGGAACGGCTGTGCCGCTCTCTCAGCTACGTGAACTAGGCCAGCACCTTATCCAGATTCACGGCCAGCATGCGCATCAACTGCTCTTAAAACCCGAACATCAGAAGACGCTACTTGATGCTTATATCGGTGAGACTTCTCTGGTGAAAAACATGGCGGAAAGTCATTATCAGTGGCACCAAAGCTGCAGAGCACTGGCTCAGCATCAACAACGTGCCGCGGAGCGTCAGTCGCGAAGCGAATTACTGCACTACCAACTCAAAGAGCTTGATGAGTTCGCGCCAGTTAGTGGTGAATTCGAAAGAATTGACGAGGAGTACAAACGCCTCGCCCATCATGGTCAGCTTCTCTCAACCGGCCAACAAGCCCTGAACAGCCTGACTGATGGCGATGAACAAACACTACAGGCACAACTTTACACTGTGCAGCAGTGGATCAGTGAAATGAGCGTAATGGACAACACGCTTAATAGTGTGCGTACACTTCTGGAGGAGGCGGCCATTCAAATCAGTGAAGCCGGAGATGAACTGCGTCATTATTGTGAACGCCTGGAACTCGACCCTAATCATTTACATGAACTCGAACAGCGTCTGAGTCGCCAGATTTCACTGGCGCGAAAACATCGTGTGGCACCTGAAGCCCTTCCCAATCTGTATCAGCAGTTACTTGCTGAGAAAGGTCAGATTGATCAGCAGGAAAGCGACCAGGAAGCTCTGGTCCATGCTGTAGCAACTCATCATCAGCAGGCTTTGGCCTGTGCCCAAGCCCTGCACACTATACGCAGTAACGCCGCTGAAGAGCTGTCACAACTCATCACTACCAGTATTCAGTCGCTCTCAATGCCACACGGAAAACTGGAAATTAAGCTGCAATATGATCCTGATGTACTGACCGCTGAAGGGGCAGATAAAGTTGATTTTCGTGTTACAACCAACCCTGGTCAGCCCTTACAATCGTTAGTGAAAGTAGCATCCGGTGGTGAGCTTTCTCGTATTGCGCTCGCAATTCAGGTAATTACTGCACAAAAAATGGCAACCCCTGCGTTAATATTCGATGAAGTTGATGTCGGAATCAGTGGTCCTACAGCGGCAACCGTGGGTCGTATGCTGCGTCAACTTGGCGAATCGACGCAGGTTATGTGTGTGACCCACCTGCCGCAAGTTGCCGGATGTGGACACCAGCACTTTTATGTCAGTAAAGAGACAGATGGTGAAATGACTGAAACCCATATGCGGCAGCTGGACAAACCCGCACGACTTCAGGAGCTGGCTCGTTTACTGGGAGGCAGTGAAGTCACACGTAACACGCTGGCAAATGCTAAAGAGTTACTTGCCGCCTGATAACATCATCCCGTTACTGCCCTGATAAGCGAAGGATTAACGGGAGATAAGGTTTATGCTCATCATCGCGCGACTATCGTGATAAACTTCACCCACAAGGTGCTAATGTGATGTTGTATCATACACCGGCAATGATGGTTACCATCCGCCTGATACCAGACAACGTGACAAAAAAGAAACGGTATTATATTCTCTTTTGCGACACTTCATCAGGCTGGGTGTCAGAGAGGAAAATAAACTAGCCAGAACACCAAGGTGTTGGCCCGAAAAGGAATAAAGATACTTATGCGCTGTAAAATGCTGACTGCCTGTGCGGCAGTTATACTGATGATGTCTGCGGGATGCTCAACGCTGGAGCGTGTGGTTTACCGCCCGGATATTAACCAGGGCAACTACCTGGTCGCTAACGATGTGTCGAAAATTCATACCGGCATGACACAACAGCAGGTTGCATATACACTTGGCACGCCTATGATGAAAGATCCTTTCGGTAGCAATATCTGGTTTTATGTCTTCAGACAGGAACCAGGTCACGAGTCCGTGAAGCAACAGACATTGACGCTCACCTTCTCCAAT is a window from the Erwinia sp. genome containing:
- the recN gene encoding DNA repair protein RecN (ID:JIFNMEKO_02074;~source:Prodigal:2.6), with protein sequence MLAQLTVANFAIVHELEIDFHSGMTAITGETGAGKSIAIDALGLCLGGRADAEMVRKGASRADICARFSLKDTPAAARWLQANELDDGHECLLRRVIRGDGRSRGFINGTAVPLSQLRELGQHLIQIHGQHAHQLLLKPEHQKTLLDAYIGETSLVKNMAESHYQWHQSCRALAQHQQRAAERQSRSELLHYQLKELDEFAPVSGEFERIDEEYKRLAHHGQLLSTGQQALNSLTDGDEQTLQAQLYTVQQWISEMSVMDNTLNSVRTLLEEAAIQISEAGDELRHYCERLELDPNHLHELEQRLSRQISLARKHRVAPEALPNLYQQLLAEKGQIDQQESDQEALVHAVATHHQQALACAQALHTIRSNAAEELSQLITTSIQSLSMPHGKLEIKLQYDPDVLTAEGADKVDFRVTTNPGQPLQSLVKVASGGELSRIALAIQVITAQKMATPALIFDEVDVGISGPTAATVGRMLRQLGESTQVMCVTHLPQVAGCGHQHFYVSKETDGEMTETHMRQLDKPARLQELARLLGGSEVTRNTLANAKELLAA
- the bamE gene encoding Outer membrane protein assembly factor BamE (ID:JIFNMEKO_02075;~source:Prodigal:2.6); this encodes MRCKMLTACAAVILMMSAGCSTLERVVYRPDINQGNYLVANDVSKIHTGMTQQQVAYTLGTPMMKDPFGSNIWFYVFRQEPGHESVKQQTLTLTFSNAGILTSIDNKPALNNG